The Gemmatimonadaceae bacterium sequence GGCGCGCCCTGGGTTCGTTAGGCTGGGAGCTGCGCGATCATCGACTTCAGGCCCTGGTGGTGGAACAACCGATCGGGCCCGACGCCGCCGACTTGCTTGCGGCGTGGTACGTCTCCCGCCTCGATGCGGGCCTCACCGGCGAAAATGGCGTCCTGATGCGTCCCGGCGTGACGGCCGACGGGGTGCAGCGGGTTCCGGCAGCGATGGTCGCCGACTCGCTCACCGGCTACGCCGTGGTGTTCGACTCCATCGGCAACATCGCCGCGCCGGTGCTGCGGAGCCAGGGCGACCGCCTGGCCCACGCGTGGGGACTGCAGAACCCCCGACTCCTGCGCCACCGCGACGGCGCCCAGGATCCCAAGGTGGTCCAGTATCGCGGAGTGCGCGAACGCGTTCAGCGGTTGTTCCCGTTCTTCATGCAGGGCAATCGCGTGTTGCCGATGCTGCTGGGTGATTCGCTCACGTGGGCTGTGCACCTGTATTCGGCGTCGGCGACGTATCCGCTGGCCGACCCGATCGCGCTCACCGGAGCCGACGTGCGGTACGCGCGCCATGCCGCGGTTGCCCTGGTCAATGCGCACACCGGGCGCGTCGTGGCGGTCGGCGATCCCGAACCCGATCCCGTCGCTGTCACCTGGATGCGGCGGTTCCCGCGTCTCTTCGTGCCGGTGAGTGCGGTGCGCGAAGAGGTCCTGCGGCAGATTCCGCCGCCGGGCGACGGTGCGATGACGCAGGCAAGAGTGCTCGCGCGATTCGGCCGTCGTGGAGAGGCCGGACCGCCCTCACACCTCGCGCGCGTTACCGGCGGTGACACACTGTTTGCCTTTCCTGCCTACACACCGTTTGTGGATTCAGCGCGCCAGCGGATCGCGGTGGCTTGGCCCGTCGTCGACGCGGCCGAGCGACTGCGGGGTGCGGTGGTAGCTTCGGGTGGAGCGGACGTGAGTCTTCGGTGGCTCCCCGTTGACTCTATCGGCCCGCGCTGGCAGGGCGTGATCGAGCTTCTGCGGCGCGGGCTCGACTCTGCAGCCAGCGCAGGGCGCGGCGATCCGGTCACGTTGGCCCGCGGTCCCGCGCGCGTGGTGGCCGCTGGCGATCGACTCGCCGTCGTTCAGACCGCGTACCTGTGGCGCAGCGAGAGCGCGCCCGCGGTCCGTTTTGCCGCGGCCATGTACGGAGCCGACTCGGTGCGCATCGGCCGAACGGTCATGAACGCGCTGGGCGTTCCGGAGCCGGCGGTGAACACGATTCCGCTCACGCCGGAGGCGTTCCGGGCCCGCGTGACCCAACTCTATGCGCAGATGCGCGAGGCCCTGGCGCGCGGCGACCTGTCCGGCTTCGGCGTCGCCTAC is a genomic window containing:
- a CDS encoding UPF0182 family protein, which gives rise to MRRRWLLGLVLGAAVLLLAGRVVAGWVVDFRWYESLGATRLFWAKATNLALLRGVAFTVGTALVFVNLYAVRHSVQSVSLPRRVGNIEIGEEVSGRYLLGAVLVLSVAIGLLLAFSWGDWTSLELIRHGETFRESDPYFQLDLAFWVYWLPVESALHIWALIAVLGVTVLVMFLYALTPSLRWEQGRLVITNYVRRHLFVLGGLFLLLLAWSYRLDAYGLLLDGSGDNGTFVALDHRVGIPANLVLALATIVGAMLLVWSGWIGQLRLAFVTLASVLVLSLGLRQLVPPIAARFLTPADAEARDRPYASIRAGFTRRAFDVDRIAAPDSVRRVGPISDIAGPTPLWDPEAIQRSVAFMRLSGRALGSLGWELRDHRLQALVVEQPIGPDAADLLAAWYVSRLDAGLTGENGVLMRPGVTADGVQRVPAAMVADSLTGYAVVFDSIGNIAAPVLRSQGDRLAHAWGLQNPRLLRHRDGAQDPKVVQYRGVRERVQRLFPFFMQGNRVLPMLLGDSLTWAVHLYSASATYPLADPIALTGADVRYARHAAVALVNAHTGRVVAVGDPEPDPVAVTWMRRFPRLFVPVSAVREEVLRQIPPPGDGAMTQARVLARFGRRGEAGPPSHLARVTGGDTLFAFPAYTPFVDSARQRIAVAWPVVDAAERLRGAVVASGGADVSLRWLPVDSIGPRWQGVIELLRRGLDSAASAGRGDPVTLARGPARVVAAGDRLAVVQTAYLWRSESAPAVRFAAAMYGADSVRIGRTVMNALGVPEPAVNTIPLTPEAFRARVTQLYAQMREALARGDLSGFGVAYDALGRLLRASQTAP